GTGGGCGTGATCTTCAATCGCCAGCGCGCCGAATCGCAGGTGCTCGTGGCCGACGGCGAAGCCGCGGTCATTGGCGGGCTCACCGTCACGGAAACCACACGGTTTCGCAGCGGCATCCCGGTGCTGATGAATCTCCCCTTCGTGGGTCGCCTCTTCTCGCAAAACTCCAAGAACGAGACCAAGCGCGACCTGCTCATCCTGGTTACGCCGCACATCCTGGACGAAGGCATCACGCCGCCGCCGGGCCGCTGACGCGACAAGGAACCTATCCGACATGCTCTCACTCCTCTCCACCCCCCGGCCGCGCCTGCGCGCGGGCCTCGGTGCCCTCGTGGCCGCCGTGGCCCTCGGCGCCTGCAGCGGCGACGAGGTGATCGACCCGCCCTTCGCCGATACGGTGAAGCCGCGGGTAACCATCGCCAAGGGTAATGCCGTGGCCGACACGCTCGTGTCGGTCACCATCAACGCCACCGACAATATCGGGCTCAAGCGCGTTCGCCTGCTCCTGTCGGGCGGGCTCACCGCCACGTACGACACCACCATGACGAGCGCGGTGACCTCGCTCACCCTGGCGGTCAACGTGAAGGTGCCCTCCAACGCGCCTATCGGCGCCACCGTCAACGCGCGCTCGGTGGCAATCGACGGGGCCGGCAACCTCAGCGATACCGCGCTCGTTGCCCTCACCGTTGGCAACCTCGAGCCGCCGCGCGCCATCATCACGAGCCCCGTCGCGGCATCGCCGGTGGTCAGCGGCAAAGCCCTCGTGCTGTCGCTCTCGGGCAAGGCGCGCTACAAGGTGCGGACACTCGGCTATCAAATCACCGGAGCCTTCAACACGTCCGACTCGCTCACCTTCACCTCACCGCTGCGCGACTCATTGGCCATCCTCGACACGCTCACCATCCCCGATTCGGTGCGCGGCGCCACCATCAACGTGACGCCGTTCATCACCGACTCGCTCAATCAGCGTGTCCTCGGTTCCGCGGTCGCCTATGCGGTCCAGAGCCCGGCCAACGCCAATACCATTCCCGTGGTGCGCACCGGAGTCTCCCGCCGCGTGGAGGTCAGTGACACGGTCTTCGTCGAAGCCACCGATCCGGTCGGTATCAGTGTCATCGGGTATGAGGTCCGTACCCTCGCGGGGCAAATCGTGGTGGCAGACTCGGTGACCTCCACGGGGGCCTTCTCCACGCTCGTCCGCACCTTCCGGACGCGCGTCCCGGTCAACGTCTTCCCCACGGCCGTCACCGTTGCCGGGTTCGCCCGCAATGCGAATGGTCGTCGCGATGTGTCGCGCCTCGGATCGGGCGCCGTGCGGGCCGATACCGTCCAGGTGGTTGCCGGGTACACCAACCCGCTTCCGGGTGGCGGACAGGTCGCCGATGCGCTCTACGTACCGCGCACCGATCGCCTCTACCTGTCCAATATCGAGCGCAACTGGCTCGAGGTGTTCAACCTGGCCGACTCCACCTTCCGCGCGCCCGTGGGCGTGGGGTCACGCCCCTGGGGCATTGCCGCCTGGCCGCGCAACCGCGACGGCGCCATGGGCGACACGCTGCTCGTGGCCAACTCGGGTGGTACGAACATCAGCTACGTGGACCTCAATGCCGGTCCCACCGGCCGCGAGGTGTACCGGTACCCGCTGCCGAACATCATGGTGTACTCCATCACCAGCGTGAAGTCGCAGCTCACCGATCAGGTCATCACGCAGCGTACCGTCTACGACTTCAGCGACCGCCCGCAGTACCTCGCGGCAACGTGTGTGGCCGCGCCCAACCCGGGGACTCCCTGCGGTGACGTCGTGGCAGTGTATTCCACTACGCCCACCCCAGGGCAGAGCACCCCCTTCCCCAACAAGGGCACCGTACGCTGGGAGAATCTGAACAAGAACTCCTCGCACTTCTTCTTCGAGCAGGCCATGGGGCAGACACAGAATCGCTCCGACACGCTCGAGATCGAGCGCTTCGCCGCCGCCGGCGTGGGCGCCGACTCCGTACTGCTGCCGGCTCGCCAGACCATCGTCACCCCCGGCGGGTCGTTCACTTACTCGGTAGTGGCGCGCCTCGATCAGCTGGCCTTCCGAGATACCACCTTCGTACGCAACTCCGGCAACTTCCGGCGCGTCGTGATCGGCGAAGGCGGTCCGGTCCTCGGCAGCCGCGCGCTCACCTACGACGTCACGCGGGGGTTCGACACCGGCACGCCGCTGCCCGTCATTGATCGCGGCGTCTCCCGCCCGGTCGATGTGAGCGACTTCATCGCGAACACCTTCGCTCGCGTCCAGGGTGTCGGCATCAACTTCGACGGTGAACTCAACGCGGTAAAGGGCGACTCCACGTACCTGTTCGACAACACGCTGCGCCTGCAGGGTATCCTCCAGAGCCGACCCAGCGGCGGTGGACTCGACTTCCACCCGCTCAACAGCGGCGCGAACTCCACGCCGCTCCGTACTCGCCTGGCGTTCGTCGCCTCGAGCGAGGCGGTCATCGATGTCTTCGATACCTACTGCTACCGCCGGATCGCCACGGTCCCCATCCGCGACCCGATCATCGGTCCGGTACGCGCCACGGTCCGCCCGAACGGTCAGCTGGTACTCGTCGGCGCCACGATCCGCGGCGTGACGCTGGTGGCACTCCCCGACAACTTCACTACCACCTGCCAGTAACGGTACGGGGTGCGTCTCAGGACGCGCCCTGTGCGATGACACGGCAGGAAGCAGGTCGCAGGGGGGCAGGATGAAGGGGGCAGGGGCAACCACGCGTTGCTGGCTCCTGCTTCCCGCCCCCTGCGCCCTGCGCTCTGCTCCCTCCCCCGCTCGTGAAGGGCGCGCCATCGGCGCGCCCTTTCCATATCGAGGCACCGCTCGGTACGTTGCGATTATGCCTCTCCGCTTCACCACCGCCGGCGAATCGCACGGTCCGGCGCTCGTCTCCGTCCTCGAGGGGATGCCTGCCGGCGTTCCGCTCCTTGCCGCTCATGTCGACGCCGAACTCGCGCGCCGTCAGCAGGGCTACGGGCGCGGACGGCGCATGCAGATCGAGACCGACCGCATCGAGCTCCTCTCCGGCGTGCGCGCCGGCGAAACGCTCGGGTCCCCCATCGCCATGCTCGTGCGCAACCGCGACTGGAAGAACTGGGTCGGCATCATGGACCCCGCCCCCCGCGAGGCCGATGCGGATGGCCCGCGCAAGCGGCACGTTACCCGGGTGCGCCCGGGCCACGCCGATCTCACCGGGTTGCTCAAGTACGATCGCAGCGACGCCCGCGACATCCTCGAACGCGCGTCGGCACGCGAAACCACCGCGCGGGTGGCCGCCGGCGCCATCTGCAAGGTGCTCCTGCGGGAAGTCGGGGTGCACATCGGCTCCCATCTCGTCCATCTGGGCGGTATCGACGCCGACCGCCCCGATCCCCTGCCCGACGATCTCAATGCCGCCGCCGATGCCTCGCCGGTGCGCACCCTCGACGCGCAGGCGGAGGCGCGCATGATCGCGCGCATCGATGCGGCGAAGAAGGAAGGGAACACCCTCGGGGGCATCTGCGAGGTGGTCGTGCGCGGGCTCCCGGTGGGACTGGGCTCGCATGTGTCCTGGGACACGCGCCTCGATGGCCGGCTCGGCCAGGCCATGCTCTCCATCCCCGCCGTCAAGGGCGTCGAGATCGGACTGGGGTTCGAGACGGCGCGGCGCACCGGCGCCGACGTGCACGACGAAATCGAAGCCGCAGCGGGGCGCACGCGGGCTGGCCATGTGCGCCGGCGCAGCAATCGCGCCGGTGGCACCGAGGGCGGCATGACCACCGGCGAGGAGCTCGTCGTGCGTGTGGCCATGAAGCCCATCTCCACCCTCATGCGCCCCCTCGGAACCGTGGACATGGCGACCGGGGAGGCCGCGCAGGCCGTCGCCGAGCGTAGCGATGTGACCGCCGTACCGGCGATGGGCGTTATCGCCGAAGCCATGGCCGCCTTCGTGCTGGCGTCGGCGCTGCTCGAGAAGTTCGGCGGCGATTCCCTCCGGGAGACGCAGCGCAATCTCGACGCCTATCTGACGCAGCTCGACGAACGCGTCGAGCGCTGATCGGCAACCGCTGCGCGTCCGCCATGTCCCTGATCGACGGCCATCTCGTGCTCGTCGGCCTCCCCGGCGCGGGGAAGTCCATCATCGGCCGCGCCGTGGCACGTCAGCTCCGGCGACCGTTCCTCGATTTCGACGCCGAGATCGAGCGGCGCGTCCACTGCACGGTGGCGCAATACTTCGCCCGCTCGGGAGAGGCCGCCTTCCGCGAGCTGGAGCTCCTCCTCACCCGCGAACTCGCAACGGCCGCCCCGATGGTGCTCGCGCCCGGCGGGGGGTGGGTCACCAACCCCGGCGTCATGCAACTGCTGAGGCCGCCGGGACGAATCGTGTATCTGCGGGTATCGCCGCAGGAGGCAATGCGGCGCATTGCCAGATCCCGGCACGTGCGTCCGTTGTTGCAGGAAGCCGATCCGGAAGCGAAGATGCGGGAGTTGTGGACGGCACGAAGCGCCTTATATGAAGATGCTGATGCCGTTGTTGACGTGGAAAAGCTTACATCGCAACAGGTTACAGATTCCGTGGTCACGCTTGCCCACGGGGCGACGCCGGGGATAGGTTAGGAAATGGACGATCGTTGGGCGCCGGTTTTGGACGAATTGCGAGAGCGCTTCGCTGCCGACACGGATGTGGTGGAGGTCGAGGCGTACCTCTCGTTGAAAGGATACGATCGGCGTCAGATCGGTGAGATTCTTTCCTTGCTGTATAGCGATACTGGGTCGTCGCCTACCGGCGGCACCGAGCGTATCACCGACACCGACCGTGAGCCCTCCCTGCGGGTACAGGGGCCTCACGAACGTGGCCGGTTCACCACCGAAGCCTGGGGCTACCTGGTCGTGCTGTATGCCTCGGGGGCGGTGAGCCTCAACGATTTCGAACACTTGGTGGAGCGCGCGCTCGTCCATGTCGACGGCCGCATCACGCTCGCGGACATTCGCTCCCTCGCGGATGACGCCGGCTTCGATGATGGCGCCATGGGCGGCGAGCACCCCCTGATTCACTGAGCTGATGCCAACCAAAAAGGCTGCAACCAAGACGGCCGGGAAGGGCGCGGGGAAATCCGCCTCCGCCTCGGCTGCGAAAAAAGCACCCGCCAAGAAGGCGGCGGCACGAAAAACAGCTGCCGTACCGGCTCCGGCCAAAACGGCGGCCAAGAAGACGGCGCGCAAGGCCGCCGCCACGACCACCGCCCGCAAGAGCGCCCGCAAGGTGGCTGCCGTGGAGGTCGAGGAGGAGTTCGAACCGAACTCGGCCGGAGGGACCTCGCTCGTCATCGTCGAGTCGCCCGCCAAGGCCAAGACCATCGGCAAGTACCTCGGTCGCGGCTACACCGTACGCGCTACCGTGGGACATGTCCGTGACTTGCCCGCCAAGAAGCTCGGCATCGACATCGACAAGGGCTTCGCCCCCGAGTACGTGACGATCGAGGGGAAGGAGGACATTCTCACCGACCTCAAGAAGATCGCCAAGGGCGCCCGCGAGATCTTCATCGCCACCGACCCCGATCGCGAAGGCGAAGCCATCGGTTGGCATGTCGAACAGTATTTCACGCAGCCAAGGCGCCACGCCGTGTCGGCGCCCATTCGTCGCGTGATGTTCCACGAGATCACCAAGGATGCGGTGCAGCGGTCCATGGCGAAGCCCATGGACATCGACAACAAGAAAGTCGAGGCGCAGCAGGCGCGCCGCGTTCTCGATCGCCTGGTCGGGTACAAGGCCAGCCCGGTGCTCTGGAAGACCGTCAAGAAGGGGCTGAGCGCCGGGCGCGTGCAAACCGTGGCGCTCCGGCTCATCGTGGAGCGCGAACGGGAAATCCGCGCCTTCACTCCCGTTGAGTACTGGAGCATCGCCGCCGACCTGCAGAAGGGGCAGCAACCCTTCGCCGCGAAGCTGCATCAGGTCGATGGGAAAAAGCCGGAGATTCCCAACGGCGCCGAAGCCGAACGCATTCTCGCTGACCTCAAGGGTCGCAAAGAATTCGAAGTCACCGAAGTCAAGCGGCGCGAGCGTCGCAAGAATCCGGCGGCCCCCTTCACCACGTCCACGCTGCAGCAGGAAGCAGCCAAGAAGCTCGGCTTCGGCAGCAAGCGCACCATGCGCCTGGCGCAGGACCTGTACGAAGGCATCGACGTGGGCGTGGATGGGGCCACAGGTCTCATCACCTACATGCGTACCGACTCCACGCGCGTCTCCGAGGATGCCGCCAACGCCGCCCGTGAATCGCTGCGGGCGCAGTTCGGCGACCCGTTCCTCGCTGCGCAGCCGCAACTGTATCCCAGCGGCAAGGCCAACGCACAGGACGCGCACGAAGGGGTCCGCCCCACCGATCCCGCGCGTCGCCCCGAGGCCATTCAGAAATTCCTCACGGCCGACCAGTTCAAGCTCTACCAGCTTGTCTGGCAGCGCTTCATGGCGTCGCAGATGGCGCCGGCGGTGTTCGATACAACCACCGTCGATTTCGACATTCCCACGCAGGGACGGGCGTACTTGTTCCGCGCCACCGGCTCGGTGGTGAAATTCCAGGGCTTCCTCGCCCTCTACCGCGAGGCGCGCGAAGAGGGCGATTCGAAGGCGCTCGAAGACGAGCAGGCACTCCCCTTCCTCGAGCAGGGCGAGCGGGTGCCGGTCAAGGCCATCACGCCCACCCAGCACTTCACCGAGCCGCCGCCGCGCTTCTCGGAAGCGTCACTGGTCAAGGAACTCGAGCGACTCGGTATCGGCCGACCGTCCACCTACGCCAGCATCATCTCGGTGCTCGCCGAGCGCCGCTACGTGCTGCTCGAGCAGCGCCGATTCTTCCCCACGTCGCTCGGCGAGACGGTGGAGAAGGTCATGGTAAAGAAGTTCCCCGATCTCTTCGACGTGAACTTCACCGCCAAGATGGAGCTCGAACTCGACAAGATCGCCGACGGCGAGACCGGGTGGGTGGCGGTGCTCGACGAGGAATGGTCGAAGATCAAGAAGAACCTCCACGACGAAGATCTCCCCGCACTCATCGGGGAGGCGTACGACCTGTCGGCGCTCGCCACGGAAAAGTGCCCCGACTGCGGCGGCAAGCTGGTGGCCAAGGGGGGCTTCTTCGGGCCCTTCGTGGCCTGCGAGAATCATCCCAAGGCCTGCAAGTACACGCGCCCCATCAAGGGCGAGAAGAAGCCGGCGGAACTGACCAGCTACCTGTGTCAGGAGTGCGGGGCGCCCATGGTCGTGCGTCATGGGCGCTCGGGGGATTTCCTGGGGTGCAGCAAGTTCCCCAAGTGCCGCGGCACGCGCAGCATGCCCACCGGCGTGAAGTGCCCCAAGGACGGCGGGGAAATCGCTGAACGGCGCAGCAAGAAGCGCGGCAAGGCGTTCTACGGCTGCGAGAACTACCCCAACTGCGACTTCGTCGTGTGGGAAAAGCCCGTGGCGGAAACGTGCCCCGAGTGCGGCTACGTGGGCGCCGAAGCCAAGGCCAACAAGACCCGCGGCTCATTCCGCAAATGCATCAAGTGCGGCAACGAGTGGGATGTGCACACGCCCGAGGATGTCGAGGTGGCGGAGGTCGCGTGACGGTCCATGTGGTGGGAGGCGGCCTCGCCGGCAGTGAGGCCGCCTGGCAGCTGGCGGAGCGG
The window above is part of the Gemmatimonas sp. genome. Proteins encoded here:
- the aroC gene encoding chorismate synthase, coding for MPLRFTTAGESHGPALVSVLEGMPAGVPLLAAHVDAELARRQQGYGRGRRMQIETDRIELLSGVRAGETLGSPIAMLVRNRDWKNWVGIMDPAPREADADGPRKRHVTRVRPGHADLTGLLKYDRSDARDILERASARETTARVAAGAICKVLLREVGVHIGSHLVHLGGIDADRPDPLPDDLNAAADASPVRTLDAQAEARMIARIDAAKKEGNTLGGICEVVVRGLPVGLGSHVSWDTRLDGRLGQAMLSIPAVKGVEIGLGFETARRTGADVHDEIEAAAGRTRAGHVRRRSNRAGGTEGGMTTGEELVVRVAMKPISTLMRPLGTVDMATGEAAQAVAERSDVTAVPAMGVIAEAMAAFVLASALLEKFGGDSLRETQRNLDAYLTQLDERVER
- a CDS encoding shikimate kinase; amino-acid sequence: MSLIDGHLVLVGLPGAGKSIIGRAVARQLRRPFLDFDAEIERRVHCTVAQYFARSGEAAFRELELLLTRELATAAPMVLAPGGGWVTNPGVMQLLRPPGRIVYLRVSPQEAMRRIARSRHVRPLLQEADPEAKMRELWTARSALYEDADAVVDVEKLTSQQVTDSVVTLAHGATPGIG
- the topA gene encoding type I DNA topoisomerase; the protein is MPTKKAATKTAGKGAGKSASASAAKKAPAKKAAARKTAAVPAPAKTAAKKTARKAAATTTARKSARKVAAVEVEEEFEPNSAGGTSLVIVESPAKAKTIGKYLGRGYTVRATVGHVRDLPAKKLGIDIDKGFAPEYVTIEGKEDILTDLKKIAKGAREIFIATDPDREGEAIGWHVEQYFTQPRRHAVSAPIRRVMFHEITKDAVQRSMAKPMDIDNKKVEAQQARRVLDRLVGYKASPVLWKTVKKGLSAGRVQTVALRLIVEREREIRAFTPVEYWSIAADLQKGQQPFAAKLHQVDGKKPEIPNGAEAERILADLKGRKEFEVTEVKRRERRKNPAAPFTTSTLQQEAAKKLGFGSKRTMRLAQDLYEGIDVGVDGATGLITYMRTDSTRVSEDAANAARESLRAQFGDPFLAAQPQLYPSGKANAQDAHEGVRPTDPARRPEAIQKFLTADQFKLYQLVWQRFMASQMAPAVFDTTTVDFDIPTQGRAYLFRATGSVVKFQGFLALYREAREEGDSKALEDEQALPFLEQGERVPVKAITPTQHFTEPPPRFSEASLVKELERLGIGRPSTYASIISVLAERRYVLLEQRRFFPTSLGETVEKVMVKKFPDLFDVNFTAKMELELDKIADGETGWVAVLDEEWSKIKKNLHDEDLPALIGEAYDLSALATEKCPDCGGKLVAKGGFFGPFVACENHPKACKYTRPIKGEKKPAELTSYLCQECGAPMVVRHGRSGDFLGCSKFPKCRGTRSMPTGVKCPKDGGEIAERRSKKRGKAFYGCENYPNCDFVVWEKPVAETCPECGYVGAEAKANKTRGSFRKCIKCGNEWDVHTPEDVEVAEVA
- a CDS encoding DUF494 family protein — encoded protein: MDDRWAPVLDELRERFAADTDVVEVEAYLSLKGYDRRQIGEILSLLYSDTGSSPTGGTERITDTDREPSLRVQGPHERGRFTTEAWGYLVVLYASGAVSLNDFEHLVERALVHVDGRITLADIRSLADDAGFDDGAMGGEHPLIH